The Electrophorus electricus isolate fEleEle1 chromosome 4, fEleEle1.pri, whole genome shotgun sequence region AGAAGTAAGAGAGATAGAAGTgccccccccaacccccgcaACCAGCAGCTCTATGAATGTTTCATGAGAAATGAGCATACAAggtctgcagtgtttttatgaaaGTTTTGACACAGGCACATTCAATATGCTAAAAGCCagaacatgattttaaaaatggaagaagaagaagacaaaaaaaagattaaaaaacacTCAAGCAAAACATGGGGGATAAACCTGGAACCTGTGCAGGTCATTGGTGATGTGATTCAGAATGTTCCAGTGGATTCCTGagctagggtgtgtgtgtgtgtatgtgtgtgtgtgtgtgtgtgtgtgtgtgtgtgtgtgtgtgtgtgtgtgtgtgtgtgtgtgtgtgtgtgtgtgtgtgtgtgtgagagagagagagagagagagagagagagagagagagagagtaatgccGTCGGAGCAGTTGGCTGCGTCAGAGAGGGCACCGCATTCTCTCGGCTCTCCCACATCTCAGCAGGTTACGTGACTCGACCCGTTGGCTCATCAGCCAATCAGTTTCCTGCTCAGCATTCCTCATCTTTACAGCTTTAagtaaacaactgaaaaaagaaTCCCAGTCATGGCAGGAGGGCTCACCAGCACAAGGCCGCTCCACTCCACTCTCTGCCATCTTCCATGAGCAATCAGACAATTCtgggtcaaaaacaaaaaccactgGAGGCCTCAATGAGCTTCAGTCAGTGTCTGTCGTATGACACCACTAATTAAGCATGTGATCAAATGTGATCAAGATCTTAGCCAGAaacttaataaaacaaataaaacaatacagtcATATTGATTAGGGTGAAAAGCTGATCATAGATCAGCATTCTTGCTCTGAATATCTGAGGAATTATCTTGGATTCCATCTGCTTGTGCAACTTGTGATAACTGAGCTACAAGATTCCTGGCCCAGTTAGTTCATGCTGTTGTGACGAGGCAGAATGTCGGCAATGCGGTCTGACAGGTACAGGACTGGACAATGGGCTAACTGTAGAATTGCCCGAATGTGTTCACAAATCAAAGCTGTCAGCAGGCAGCTGGTATGATGCACTGTCTGTCACTGATTACAGTGTCTGCCGCAATACTTTTGTAGACTGATAGCAACCGAAACAATATCAGATCTTCCGCTCTTTGCGGCAACATATTCTTTTTAGCTACTCATGGTGAGGAGAGAGCTCAAATTAGTTCAACAGTTCAGTTTTGTATTCTAATGAATCCGAGCATATGAACAGGTAGCTGGTCTGAGATCTCTAGAGATGATGCTGTATGAGCCAGATACTGTTAAAACCTGACTAGGTGAATGCGGGATGTCCTGAAATAACTGATTTCtgtcctgttgtgtgtgtgtgtgtgtgtgtgtgtgtgtgtgtgagtgagtgtgtgtgtgtgtgtgttactcctATTTCAAATGTCATTTGCTTTGGATAGTcaaatgtggggaaaaaaattatataagaAAGTCCattgctgtttgcttttttctaAAGATTCTatacactttatttaaaaattgtttatttattttcttatgttCCTATGCTAAAGGTTAAATTACTGTATTTGTTAAGAATTAGACAAAGATTAAGGTTAGGCTGGGAATCTGGACTGTGATAGGATAATGGTTAAAAAGGTTTTTGGTCAATTGGATTTCCCAAGTAAATAACTAATGCCACtaatatgtaagtgtgtgtgagtccctAAAAAGCAAATGGCTGACAAAGGAAGGTGCTTACCTAATGACCAGTGTGAAGAGCTTTTAGAGGTAATGGGTTTATAGAGGTGTTAGATTTATTATGAGTGAAGTGAGTGGGTTGGGCCCCATGTGAAACACTGGTTTGGCACAGGACATTTGACATCTTTACCCTGTGTgccattacattttcttttgtgttctgGGAGTTGTGAAATTCTCTGTCACACCCATAAGAAGAACAGAAAGGGAGATACCTAGAGAAAGACTTGCATGCAAGATTCCATCTTGTGCCATATATGACCTAATAGTGTCACATTTCAGTGAAATGCTAATCACATGTTCTTAGTTTTATTAAAAGAACACATGAACACccatttgaatgtaaatgtgagtTAGTCAAGTCGGCAACCTCTGTTACAGTTTTGATACTGTAACAATGGTTGTGAGTGGGGATGCTGTTCAATAGATGTCGCTATATCTACTGGGACATTTGTTGATTTCTCAATTAACGGTCttctgccatctagtggacaaaACTCCAGTAAGTATAGGCCTATACTTCAACTGCGTTCACTTTAATATTTCTGCACCTGGTTTTAGTGACACCTTGGTAGCTACACAAGCCAAATGAAGTAGTTATGCTGTTGAATGAAGTAGTTATGCTACAGCAAAGTTCACTTTGAAAAGTATCTACACTAAATctacatttaaatactttaaagaCCCACTTATAATAAATCTGTAATGAACACTTATAATTAGTACATCATTTCTTTACTAAAAAATCATTTCACAACACCAGGAGAATTGGGAGATGTTTATAGTTGTTGAACTGAAATTTTTCCACAGTCTGAATGTAACGACACAAAATGAATTGCATCAGAAAGATAAACCAAACAGAAATATATCAACAATCAAACATTATCCGAAGAAAACAAGTCAAGTTAATctcaaattaataaaacaagatGAAAACATTAACTCATTTGATAATATATTAGGTTTACATCAgcaaacaatacaacaaaaattacatcagcaaacaatacaacaaaaattACACATGGACATTGTGTGGGGACAAATAGTTTACCTACTGCCAAGTAGTGCAAGCAGTGAAGACACAGGGTTTCATACAGACCAGTGCAGGGGCGGTACCAAAGCCAGCAATGTTCCACGAGTGAAAGCAGTTCAACAGCTTGTCAGGAGCAGCTTGTCAGGAGCAAGCTATGAGAAGGTGAGGCAGATAAGGAAAACCCTTGCAGCTTTTTAAACTCTGATATTTGTGACAATGTATAATATGTGAAATCAAACTAAAATCAAATTTGTGTAGAATCTGGTCATGTAGAGTGTGTGGCAGGTGCATCAGCATTTTAACTGTTGAGAGTAAATCTTAGGTAAGCTATACACAACATAAGGACCACCCATTTTTCCTCAAAGGGAGAGAAATTCTTGTGAAATAAATTAGCCATGTACTGAACTTTGGAATGGTATTCATAGAACACAGTTTATAATTGTACATTGTGAGCCTGCAAGAACAAGGTTAATATAGTTAGAGTGAAAACACAGGCTCCCTGGACCTTTAAAGATAAGATTTAATTATTGATTTAAATCTTACTACACACACTGGGTCTATCCTATAACAAGATTTAAACTACAGCATTTGGGGAATACAAAGACTACCACAAGCTAaggccatttatttatttacttatttgatTCACAACAACTATTAGCTTACCATAATAAATGAATCATGATGTGTTATGCAGAAGCACAGTGTAAATAGGCAGGTCGAACACAGCCATTCATGAGTGAGCTGGCTCTGACACTCAAGACGTTTGCTCACATTCATTTCATATTGCAGTCTTGCAGTGTACAGAATGTCTTGCTATTACAAACATTATTGGCATTGTTCTTAATGGACTTTGACAGAGAGGTAGGAAAGCCTGCACGTACGtgctcatgcatgtgcatgcacacaggcacacatatgTGATCATGTATATTCCGTCTTTGCTGGGAGCAGAGACTCAAGAGGGCCCAGCgcacagctgagagagagacatggtaGGGGGAAGAAATAGAGACTTGGAGCATAAATAGAGTGCTAATGGTTCAGTACAGACTGTGCAGTACAGACTGAAAagcaagattttatttttttgctattaatgacagagagagagagagagagagagagagagagagagagagagagagagaactagcaTCTATTCATTTAACCTTTGCTCATTTACTACAGTAACTGCAATAAGTCGGACGTATGTCGAAAGGTGCACTTGACCTATGTGGAAGTCATGGTTCAATGTTCCTTTGAGACATATTTCCCCAGTGCTACATAAAGTACTGTCCCTTCTTCAGGATCTCAGAGACCTGCCACAGAAGCACTGCGTTGTGGTCACCATCATTCAACTTGGTTAGCTGCCACATTAACACAAATGTGATGACATTAATTTAAACTTAATAATTGTTGTAGAAACCTATGAGTAATTATTTCAGTCATCTGATGCATCTGATCCAGAGCACACAGTGTAGTAACCAGCTGGCAACTTCTATCAGTCCCTTTAATTAGGGAAAGCACAAAAAATAGGCAGCAGATATGGTCTCCATAATAGTATTTGGGAGTCACAGTTGTAGATGTAGGGGTTGATGGAGGTGTTGGTGTAGGGATTGGTGtatggagaggtggaggggttGGTATACAAGTTGGTGAACTGTTGTTGGAGGGTTTGAAGTATTGGGTTGCTGGAGTTGGTGGACAGGTTGAAATTTGGGGTTGCTGGATGTTATCTATGCTTTTTCATGGTTTCCACAGTCATGACGACCAAGCtgagtatctctctctcaggctgcaTAAGTGGTGGGGAGCAAGCTGAAAGGCAGTAGCTTAAATATGATCACCAACAACGCCGGCATTAATGGCTGTGTAGTGCTGCGCAACACTGGAGAGCTGGAAATGATGgaaacatttcagacaaatgTGGTGGGAGCCATGCTCATTACAAACATCTTTGAAGTAGCTCAAAAAATGCATTTGGCATATCCTGTCTAGGTTATGTAATCAACTACAGACTGTGCTTCGTTGTCTTTTGCGGTAATGTGTTATTCCAAataacagcaaagcaaaaaccTGACATTTGCGTTCTAAGGAGTGTGACTGGGAAACTCTGTAATGGATCCTTTTTGACTGCAGTACTGCCCGCTGTACCTGTGCAGGGCTGTGTCACTCTTCACTCACCAGACAGGCATGCCTGCAGGTGAGCTGCAGTCATCAACATCTCCACGATGTTCTCCTCCATTGAGTGGTGCCCCAAGATGTTCACCTTGACACCGACGTGCGCCTACAGAACCAGCAAAGTGAGCTCTCTATTTAATCATTCCATCAGTAAGCCTAACCCCATGGGTTGGGCTTTCCCCAGTGAACACCTGAATGACACATCTAGTGGAACCGGAGCATGGTGAGGTCGCTATGGCGACCTGTTTTGAGAAAATAGCACAGACGCAATGATTTTCCAACTATTTCATCATGCTCCTATCTAGCATTTCAAGGCCAGGTTTACAGTGGTCTCAGTGAGCTTACCTTAGTGAGCTTATACAGACTTTGGCTAGGGTTAAAGCGGGCTATCAGTCTCACGGCATTCTCATATGGGGCTTGTGTCTCAGAGATGTTCATCTGTTCTCGGGCTGCCCTGAACATGCTGACAAGACACTGGGCTGAGAACTTTACAAAAGACTGAATTCTTGTCATGGCGGTACACCGTGGCTGGTTCTTAACTGACCTGGGTGGTGAACGTGTGAGTAACTGCACAAGCTGAGCAGGATAATATTATTTCCATTTTGGTGTGaccagtatttttttttattgtgtggcTTTTTACATACAAAGCATCAAAATCAATGTATCATGAAGGCAAGGTCCTAATGCTTTCCTACAAATTGTGTGAATGTATACATCTCATTCTTGTACCTGAAGGCGCCCCTTGTGCTCAGGATGGTCTCTTCCCTAATGGAGAAACACAGTGGAACCCTGCTGGACTGGGAAGGCAACAATATCCTGTGGTGATGCGTAGACATTTCAGCAAAGGCGTCTCCAACACAGTTTGTGACAATGCACACCGTTATAAATACCCTTGCCCTGACACACTGCCCGTGTCTGCATTGTGTGCCATAAATGttgcaaataaattatttatgtagcacAATCCATTGTTATGTTTAAGCATCACCTAAATTTGGCGTACTGTGTAACGACAGCTAAACTGAAGGTCAGATACTGAGGGATATTCACTGGATAGCCATGAAGGCGAGATCAGTTGAGGAACTTCCCAGAGACGTTTCCTGAGAGCAGAGTGGCATGATTAAAGTCAGCCACTTCCCCTAGATGGTCTCGTGACAGTGTTTTGTGATTAGGCGGGACGGACGATGAGGTGAAAGAGAGTGGAATGGAACAAAAAGTGAGATGGCTAGCCAGTGGGAGTCCCTTTACCCCACACTGGTGCTACTCTTACTAAAGTCAAATGATGGGCTGATCCAACAGCAGCTTGTGGGAGAACGGCATTATGGGCTAGACTTGAATGCCGGGGCAGAATGAGTTGGTTTTTCTTCACAGCTTCAACTTAAAAAGCTGAACCCAAGCAAGCTGCTGTCAGACTACCATACAAGAATATAGGTCCCATGACCAATGTGAAATCATTCTTTGTGATATGTTAAGAAAAGTGCTACCACCAGTGATGAATAAGGCttttacagtgttgtatgtTAATTCACCCTTTGTGGTTTGGTAGTGGTATCACATAAGACTTTAGACAATATCAGAGTGGCATAACTGAGCAAAGCTTTAgatcaaaacatgttttctaGTCAAACCTTTCACTTCACATGTGCTAGTAATAATACATGTACCAGcagtgtacaaaaaaaaaaaaggaacggTTTGAAATGAACATCAATGGGAAAGGTATGCCCTCTTGTGGAACAATGTGCAATTGCAAGTCTACCTTCTTATCGTTTAGGGTTCCACACAGGCCAGGAGTGAGGCTTCAGAGATATGCCGTTTGTTTGCGGTTCTGCATCAGTCTTTCTTATCCCCAGGAAGCGGATTATGTGTGAAATTTTAGTACTAAGTGAATCCAGGAGGTCTTTGAAGAAAAGTTCCATATCAAGTATGCAAATCAAAACTTTGCTCAACTTACAGCATGGAGAAAACTAAAGAAGAGAATGTACTACTGTAGACTGAAAGAACTGTAGACTGAAAGAATTGTACATCTAAATGTATAGTTAGTATCTATCAAAACACTCGCCAATCGCTACCTCTGCCACACAATAGTGTGATGGTCTTTTTCTTCGCACATTTACAGTGTAGGCTGTTACCCATACTGTAGGATctctaaattaataattaatgattaatgaatgTGTTACCCATACTGTAGGATctctaaattaataattaatgattaatgaatgTGTTACCCATACTGTAGGATctctaaattaataattaatgattaatgaatgTGTTACCCATACTGTAGGAtctttaaattaataattaatgattaatgaatgTGTTACCCATACTGTAGGATctctaaattaataattaatgattaatgaatgTGTTACCCATACTGTAGGATctctaaatt contains the following coding sequences:
- the zgc:158868 gene encoding LOW QUALITY PROTEIN: C-factor (The sequence of the model RefSeq protein was modified relative to this genomic sequence to represent the inferred CDS: substituted 1 base at 1 genomic stop codon); the encoded protein is MSKAAVINISTMFSSIEWCPKMFTLTPTCAYRTSKVSSLFNHSIKMFICSRAALNMLTRHWAENFTKDXILVMAVHRGWFLTDLGGERAPLVLRMVSSLMEKHSGTLLDWEGNNILW